aaAGAGCGCGCGCTCTTTCACTGCGTATGAACAATGACCAAGGGTTAGTTCTAATCAGAACATCGTTGAGTTCGGTTGTAGATTACACTTTTTCTTCagttatatatactttttattaagttcctttcaatatttttaattttattttcttttcatttttctttgtcttaatattaatatgattatttgatcgaaattatgatcttcgatattttttacttctgAATTTTACAagatctatttttctttatgaatacgaattcttttttaacaatcgAAAAAATACAAGTGactaatttctttctctctttgttcgtTTACGTTCATCATAATCATATaggataataaaagagaaacgtcGTAAGTATTTCTACGCTTTCATCTAcctatatatgtttatttactttatgtaaacagaacttttcttttcaatgtctatacatcattatttttatcacatCTGTGtgttaaaaaatcattaaataaaattttagatatttcGGAAAAATATACTATGGAAAATAAACAGAGGCATAATAATGATGAGACAACTACTGTACCCCAACAATCTACAGGGAATGTACGAAATAATGTTAAAGTCACAGAGAATACATCTTTATCgccaaataataatcaaaccTATTTCGCTGATGAAAGAGTACAAATTCCTGAAATAGAaggtgtatgtatatgtatttattgtttttttttaaacacatCTGTTACTTTaactttcttatttaattgcatatgtgatataaaatatattgtaattatatattttagaaattaaagatattttttttacagactGGTTTTAACTTCAGAAAATTATGGGCTTTTACAGGCCCTGGATTTTTAATGTCAATCGCATATTTAGATCCTGGTAACATAGAATCTGATTTGCAGTCCGGTTCAAAAGCCAATTAtaaggtatatataatttttgcttaaaaaaaaatttttaatacaatgtttaaaatgatttatatttctttagttATTATGGGTTCTATTGGGTGCCACAATATTGGGACTTATTATGCAAAGGCTCAGCGCACGCTTAGGTGTAGTTACTGGATTACATTTAGCAGAAATGTGTTATAGACAGTACAAAAAAGTACCTCGACTTATTTTATGGATAATGATAGAAATAGCTATTATAGGTAGTGATATGCAAGAAGTAATAGGGACAGCTATTgccttatatttattaacatctGGAAGGTAAGttactaattaaaaaaaaaataaaaaatatgtttaataaatacatttaatatgttctaaaatatgtattattatactgAAAAATTGCATGAAGACATTCACAACTGTAAAGTTTATACAAGAATTGtcaaatagaagaagagatttattattgtaatttaggTATTATGTATTTCAGACTTCCTTTATGGGGTGGTGTACTTATTACAATAATAGATACAtttacatttctatttttggATAAATATGGTTTACGAAAATTGGAATTTTTCTTTGGAttgttaattacaattatgGGAATTACTTTCGGTTTTgaggtaaaagaaatttacaatatattttttatgaaataaacgtactgtctttttttacttataaatatatttattaatatgttttttttttacattttcagtATATCATTTCAAAACCACCTCAAGTTGAAGTTATAAAAGGAATGTTTATACCATGGAATATGGAATATGATAGTAAAATATTGCTTCAGGCTGTAGGAATTATTGGTGCTGTTATTATGCcacataatttatatcttcatAGTGCTCTTgtgaaagtaagaaaaaactGCAAGCTGGCATTTTAGAAATACaaaatcaaagatattttaaatattattaaaaaaaatatatatcttaatacaatttgtgatatattattataaattctgatattaataactaataatatatgaCTTATTTTTTAGTCAAGAGATATAGACCGAAGACAATCTGCCAAAGTTAAAGAtgcaaatatgtattattttattgaagcAAGTATTGCACTTCTTGTTTCCttcattattaatgtatttgtGGTTTCTGTTTTTGCACATGGTCTCTACAATAAAACCAATGAAGATATTGTaagttttctattataattgttatttacttgtatttattcattgaaactcttaaaattaaatttaatctctaatattattttagtatGATACCTGTAAAGCAAGTCAAATCGACATAGATAGTAACTTATTACCTGtgagtaaaattatttattgatattaaatatttctttt
This portion of the Vespa velutina chromosome 4, iVesVel2.1, whole genome shotgun sequence genome encodes:
- the LOC124948493 gene encoding protein Malvolio isoform X3, with amino-acid sequence MNNISEKYTMENKQRHNNDETTTVPQQSTGNVRNNVKVTENTSLSPNNNQTYFADERVQIPEIEGTGFNFRKLWAFTGPGFLMSIAYLDPGNIESDLQSGSKANYKLLWVLLGATILGLIMQRLSARLGVVTGLHLAEMCYRQYKKVPRLILWIMIEIAIIGSDMQEVIGTAIALYLLTSGRLPLWGGVLITIIDTFTFLFLDKYGLRKLEFFFGLLITIMGITFGFEYIISKPPQVEVIKGMFIPWNMEYDSKILLQAVGIIGAVIMPHNLYLHSALVKSRDIDRRQSAKVKDANMYYFIEASIALLVSFIINVFVVSVFAHGLYNKTNEDIYDTCKASQIDIDSNLLPRNNMTFEADLYKGGIFLGCSFGVAAMYIWAVGILAAGQSSTMTGTYAGQFAMEGFLNLQWARWKRVLFTRTIAIVPTFLVAFYANIEDMSGMNDILNAIMSLQLPFATLPTVAFTSNPQIMGEFTNGIPNKIVATLISALVITINIYFVINTVDEVPHDWPVWLGIAIFAVLYLAFCIYLIIHMAVNMGAGTINNHWFITKYIGGPVDTNFGLSNPAIYASFFNTSETSLST
- the LOC124948493 gene encoding protein Malvolio isoform X1, translating into MNNISEKYTMENKQRHNNDETTTVPQQSTGNVRNNVKVTENTSLSPNNNQTYFADERVQIPEIEGTGFNFRKLWAFTGPGFLMSIAYLDPGNIESDLQSGSKANYKLLWVLLGATILGLIMQRLSARLGVVTGLHLAEMCYRQYKKVPRLILWIMIEIAIIGSDMQEVIGTAIALYLLTSGRLPLWGGVLITIIDTFTFLFLDKYGLRKLEFFFGLLITIMGITFGFEYIISKPPQVEVIKGMFIPWNMEYDSKILLQAVGIIGAVIMPHNLYLHSALVKSRDIDRRQSAKVKDANMYYFIEASIALLVSFIINVFVVSVFAHGLYNKTNEDIYDTCKASQIDIDSNLLPRNNMTFEADLYKGGIFLGCSFGVAAMYIWAVGILAAGQSSTMTGTYAGQFAMEGFLNLQWARWKRVLFTRTIAIVPTFLVAFYANIEDMSGMNDILNAIMSLQLPFATLPTVAFTSNPQIMGEFTNGIPNKIVATLISALVITINIYFVINTVDEVPHDWPVWLGIAIFAVLYLAFCIYLIIHMAVNMGAGTINNHWFITKYIGGPVDTNFGLSNPAIYARSNPTFTIKEELNESFVSIPHFW
- the LOC124948493 gene encoding protein Malvolio isoform X2 produces the protein MENKQRHNNDETTTVPQQSTGNVRNNVKVTENTSLSPNNNQTYFADERVQIPEIEGTGFNFRKLWAFTGPGFLMSIAYLDPGNIESDLQSGSKANYKLLWVLLGATILGLIMQRLSARLGVVTGLHLAEMCYRQYKKVPRLILWIMIEIAIIGSDMQEVIGTAIALYLLTSGRLPLWGGVLITIIDTFTFLFLDKYGLRKLEFFFGLLITIMGITFGFEYIISKPPQVEVIKGMFIPWNMEYDSKILLQAVGIIGAVIMPHNLYLHSALVKSRDIDRRQSAKVKDANMYYFIEASIALLVSFIINVFVVSVFAHGLYNKTNEDIYDTCKASQIDIDSNLLPRNNMTFEADLYKGGIFLGCSFGVAAMYIWAVGILAAGQSSTMTGTYAGQFAMEGFLNLQWARWKRVLFTRTIAIVPTFLVAFYANIEDMSGMNDILNAIMSLQLPFATLPTVAFTSNPQIMGEFTNGIPNKIVATLISALVITINIYFVINTVDEVPHDWPVWLGIAIFAVLYLAFCIYLIIHMAVNMGAGTINNHWFITKYIGGPVDTNFGLSNPAIYARSNPTFTIKEELNESFVSIPHFW
- the LOC124948493 gene encoding protein Malvolio isoform X4; protein product: MSIAYLDPGNIESDLQSGSKANYKLLWVLLGATILGLIMQRLSARLGVVTGLHLAEMCYRQYKKVPRLILWIMIEIAIIGSDMQEVIGTAIALYLLTSGRLPLWGGVLITIIDTFTFLFLDKYGLRKLEFFFGLLITIMGITFGFEYIISKPPQVEVIKGMFIPWNMEYDSKILLQAVGIIGAVIMPHNLYLHSALVKSRDIDRRQSAKVKDANMYYFIEASIALLVSFIINVFVVSVFAHGLYNKTNEDIYDTCKASQIDIDSNLLPRNNMTFEADLYKGGIFLGCSFGVAAMYIWAVGILAAGQSSTMTGTYAGQFAMEGFLNLQWARWKRVLFTRTIAIVPTFLVAFYANIEDMSGMNDILNAIMSLQLPFATLPTVAFTSNPQIMGEFTNGIPNKIVATLISALVITINIYFVINTVDEVPHDWPVWLGIAIFAVLYLAFCIYLIIHMAVNMGAGTINNHWFITKYIGGPVDTNFGLSNPAIYARSNPTFTIKEELNESFVSIPHFW